The following are encoded in a window of Geotrypetes seraphini chromosome 5, aGeoSer1.1, whole genome shotgun sequence genomic DNA:
- the MCM6 gene encoding DNA replication licensing factor MCM6 yields the protein MDVQEPAGTAGGQPIKDEVAEKCQKLFQDFLEEFQGSDGEVRYLRDAEELIRPERNTLLVSFLDLEQFNQQLATTIQEEFYRVYPYLCRAVRSFARDHGNVPANKEFYVAFQELPTRHKIRELTTSRVGSLLRISGQVVRTHPVHPELVSGTFMCLDCQTVIKDVEQQFKYTQPNICRNPVCANRRRFMLDTNKSRFVDFQKVRIQETQAELPRGSIPRSLEVVVRAEAVESAQAGDKCDFTGTLIVVPDVSQLSTPGVRAETGSRVSGAEGYETEGVRGLRALGVRDLSYKLVFLACHVTPTNPRFGGKELRDEEQTAESIKNQMSVKEWEKVFEMSQDKNLYHHLCTSLFPTVHGNDEVKRGILLMLFGGVPKTTMEGTSLRGDINVCIVGDPSTAKSQFLKHVEEFSPRSVYTSGKASTAAGLTAAVVKDEESHEFVIEAGALMLADNGVCCIDEFDKMDLRDQVAIHEAMEQQTISITKAGVKATLNARTSILAAANPVGGRYDRAKSLKQNVNLTAPIMSRFDLFFILVDECNEVTDYAIARRIVDLHSRLEESIDRVYSLDDIRRYLLFARQFKPKISKESEDFIVEQYKRLRQRDSSGVTKSSWRITVRQLESMIRLSEAMARMHCSDEVQPKHVKEAFRLLNKSIIRVETPDVNLDQEEAEEEMEQLDQNGINGHAEVPNVVDGINGHIEDVNKESEPKPSMRLTFSEYRRISNLLVLHLRKAEEEDDDIALRRGELINWYLKEIESEIDSEEELINRKKIIERVIHRLVYYDRILIELSQTGLKGSSEGESIREEDPYLVVNPNYILED from the exons GTTCCAGGGGAGTGACGGTGAAGTGCGTTACCTACGAGATGCAGAAGAGCTGATTCGCCCAGAGAGGAATACACTGCTGGTCAGCTTCCTGGATCTGGAGCAATTTAACCAGCAGCTGGCCACCACCATCCAGGAAGAGTTCTACAG AGTTTATCCTTACCTGTGCCGAGCGGTGAGAAGTTTTGCCAGAGATCACGGGAATGTCCCTGCAAACAAGGAGTTTTATGTGGCTTTCCAAGAACTACCTACCAGACACAA AATTCGAGAACTGACCACGTCAAGGGTGGGGTCTTTGCTGCGGATCAGTGGGCAGGTAGTCCGGACCCACCCTGTCCACCCGGAACTGGTGAGCGGTACGTTCATGTGCCTGGATTGTCAGACCGTCATCAAGGATGTGGAACAGCAGTTTAAATACACACAGCCCAACATCTGCCGGAATCCGGTGTGTGCGAACCGCCGGAGGTTTATGCTGGACACCAACAAGTCCCGATTTGTTGACTTTCAGAAG GTCCGTATACAGGAGACTCAGGCCGAGCTCCCCCGGGGCAGTATCCCTCGTAGCCTGGAGGTGGTCGTACGTGCCGAGGCCGTTGAGTCCGCTCAAGCTGGTGATAAGTGTGACTTCACTGGCACTTTGATTGTGGTGCCTGACGTATCTCAGTTGTCAACCCCCG GAGTGCGTGCAGAGACTGGCTCCCGGGTCAGCGGTGCGGAGGGATATGAAACAGAAGGTGTCAGAGGGCTTCGAGCCTTAGGTGTGAGAGACCTGTCGTACAAGCTGGTTTTCCTTGCATGTCACGTTACCCCAACGAATCCAAGG TTTGGTGGGAAGGAGCTGCGCGATGAGGAACAGACTGCGGAGAGCATTAAGAACCAGATGTCTGTGAAGGAGTGGGAAAAGGTGTTTGAAATGAGCCAGGATAAAAACCTGTATCACCACCTGTGCACCAGTCTCTTTCCCACCGTGCACG GTAATGATGAGGTGAAGCGAGGTATCTTGCTCATGCTTTTCGGAGGTGTTCCCAAAACAACCATGGAGGGCACCTCTCTGCGTGGAGACATCAATGTCTGCATCGTGGGGGATCCCAGCACAGCCAAGAGCCAGTTCCTCAA GCATGTGGAGGAGTTCAGTCCCCGGTCTGTGTACACCAGCGGCAAAGCCTCCACGGCTGCTGGTCTGACGGCAGCAGTGGTGAAGGATGAGGAGTCGCATGAGTTCGTGATTGAAGCTGGAGCTTTGATGTTAGCTGATAAT GGTGTTTGCTGCATTGATGAGTTTGACAAGATGGATCTCCGAGATCAGGTGGCTATCCATGAGGCCATGGAGCAACAGACTATCTCCATTACCAAAGCAGGCGTTAAG GCTACATTAAATGCTAGAACTTCTATCCTGGCAGCAGCAAACCCAGTTGGTGGCCGATACGACAGGGCAAAGTCCTTGAAACAGAACGTAAACTTGACGGCACCTATCATGTCCAGATTTGACCTCTTCTTTATTCTGGTGGATGAATGTAATGAG GTAACGGATTATGCTATTGCCAGGCGCATTGTGGATCTTCATTCCAGACTTGAAGAGTCCATCGATCGTGTGTATTCCTTAGATGACATTAGAAGGTATCTGCTTTTTGCACGACAGTTTAAGCCAAAG ATCTCTAAAGAGTCCGAGGATTTCATTGTTGAGCAGTATAAGCGTCTCCGGCAGAGAGATAGCTCTGGGGTGACCAAGTCCTCCTGGAGGATCACCGTACGCCAACTAGAGAGTATGATCCGTCTTTCAGAAGCCATGGCCAGGATGCACTGCAGTGATGAG gtGCAACCGAAACATGTTAAAGAAGCATTTAGATTATTAAATAAATCTATTATTCGAGTTGAGACCCCCGATGTCAACCTAGACCAAGAGGAGGCAGAAGAGGAAATGGAACAGCTAGACCAAAATGGAATCAATG GACATGCTGAGGTTCCCAATGTTGTGGATGGAATTAATGGTCACATTGAAGATGTCAACAAAGAGTCGGAACCCAAACCCTCCATGAGACTGACTTTTTCCGAGTACCGAAGAATTTCCAACTTGCTTGTTCTACATCTGCGAAAGGCAGAGGAAG AAGATGATGATATAGCCTTAAGGAGGGGTGAACTCATCAATTGGTATTTGAAAGAAATAGAGTCTGAAATAGACTCTGAGGAAGAGCTCATCAACCGAAAGAAGATCATAGAACGAGTCATTCACCGGCTTGTCTACTAT GATCGCATTCTCATTGAACTGTCCCAGACAGGTCTGAAAGGCTCCTCAGAAGGCGAGAGTATAAGAGAGGAAGACCCCTACCTTGTGGTGAACCCCAACTACATACTGGAAGATTAA